One segment of bacterium DNA contains the following:
- a CDS encoding amidase family protein, giving the protein MSSQDLCWKPAQELARMIRAKDVSPVEVVDAVLARIEQINPAVNAYVTVTADQARAAAKAAEAAVARGETLGPLHGVPYSLKDLTPTKGIRTTMGSKIFEHTVPEQDALLVERLRAAGAILVGKTNTPEFGCKPFTDNRLFGATRNPWALDRSAGGSSGGAAAAVACGLAPLAEGSDLAGSIRHPSAWCGAVGFKPTQGRIARHPNAAGWNAMSSNGPITRTVGDAALMFSVMAGPDDRDPLSLPHTGERWAALADAPSVRGLRVAWTPNLGGAAAVDPEVVAVCEAAAKAVAGLGCSVETASPEVGNIMEPFLALNVAVRIATVGKHLAQWRDQMDPILVQRLDLSRGLTPEQIGQAEVARTAYHQRLVGFFERYDLLVLPTTSTAATPLATLLPKEIAGRPITQHLDTLIPTFAFNLSAFPAITVPCGWTKSGLPVGLQIVAGWRQDARALVAAACFEAARPWADRRPPLH; this is encoded by the coding sequence ATGAGCTCGCAGGATCTGTGCTGGAAGCCGGCGCAGGAACTCGCGCGCATGATTCGCGCGAAAGATGTGTCGCCGGTCGAGGTGGTCGACGCGGTGCTCGCGCGAATCGAGCAGATCAACCCCGCCGTCAACGCCTATGTCACTGTGACCGCCGATCAGGCCCGCGCGGCCGCCAAGGCGGCGGAGGCCGCGGTAGCGCGCGGGGAAACGCTCGGCCCCCTCCACGGCGTCCCCTACTCGCTGAAGGATCTGACGCCGACCAAAGGGATCCGCACCACGATGGGCTCCAAGATCTTCGAGCACACCGTCCCGGAGCAGGACGCGCTCCTCGTGGAGCGCCTGCGCGCCGCCGGCGCGATCCTCGTCGGGAAGACCAACACGCCCGAGTTCGGGTGCAAGCCGTTCACAGACAACCGTCTGTTCGGCGCCACGCGCAACCCGTGGGCGCTCGACCGATCGGCCGGGGGCTCGAGCGGCGGGGCGGCGGCGGCGGTCGCGTGCGGGCTCGCGCCGCTCGCGGAGGGCAGCGACCTGGCCGGATCGATCCGCCATCCGTCGGCCTGGTGCGGCGCCGTCGGGTTCAAACCGACGCAGGGACGGATCGCGCGTCATCCGAACGCGGCCGGATGGAACGCGATGTCGTCGAACGGCCCGATCACGCGGACCGTCGGGGACGCAGCGCTGATGTTCTCGGTGATGGCCGGGCCGGACGACCGCGATCCGTTGAGCCTGCCGCACACCGGCGAACGGTGGGCCGCGCTCGCAGACGCGCCGAGCGTCCGCGGCCTTCGGGTCGCGTGGACGCCCAACTTGGGCGGCGCCGCAGCGGTCGATCCCGAGGTCGTCGCCGTGTGCGAGGCGGCCGCGAAGGCGGTCGCGGGCCTCGGATGCAGCGTCGAGACCGCCTCGCCCGAGGTGGGCAACATCATGGAGCCGTTCCTAGCCCTGAACGTCGCGGTGCGGATCGCCACGGTCGGCAAGCACCTCGCGCAGTGGCGGGACCAGATGGACCCGATCCTCGTCCAGCGCCTGGACCTCAGCCGCGGGCTCACGCCCGAGCAGATCGGCCAGGCCGAGGTCGCCCGCACGGCCTATCACCAGCGGCTCGTGGGTTTCTTCGAGCGCTACGACCTGCTGGTGTTGCCGACGACGTCGACCGCCGCGACCCCGCTCGCCACGCTGCTGCCGAAGGAGATCGCCGGCCGGCCGATCACGCAGCACCTCGACACCCTGATCCCGACGTTCGCGTTCAATCTGAGCGCGTTTCCGGCGATCACGGTGCCGTGCGGGTGGACGAAGAGCGGGCTCCCCGTGGGGCTCCAGATCGTCGCGGGATGGCGGCAGGACGCGCGTGCGCTCGTGGCCGCGGCGTGCTTCGAGGCGGCGCGCCCCTGGGCGGACCGCCGGCCGCCGCTGCATTAG